The following coding sequences are from one Natrarchaeobaculum sulfurireducens window:
- a CDS encoding acyl-CoA dehydrogenase family protein, translating to MTDGIDYDDFEAGRHVNYWELDRTLQRELRRVYKADEFAWAEPRLSEFGDLIGHTVADNADYVDDHGPELETYDEYGDVQNRVRYPAEQLENERAVYEAGIVADSFETPPGRDEPMALSHYLAQLHLLCYADGGFGCPVAMTAGAALVLEKFDDGDLEGYYDGLVSREYDDLLEGAMFLTEEQGGSDVGANETTAEYDEAAGCWRLTGEKWFCSNIDAEGTLALARTRDAPEGTDGLSMFLVPHGDPDAGVLTKGERQEHAGALPGKRLNDQRYRRLKDKLGTIAVPTGEVEFDGTKALLVGEEEQGFKQMAEMLNLERLSNAAASCGIMGRALLESKVHAANREAFGNTIDQYPLMREDLVDMAVDYEAATAYVFETARLFSERERAERAARGDESVDVDEGVAEDAYRLMRLLIPIAKLRTGRMAVDTTSYAMEIQGGNGYVNDFVTHRLLRDAQVLPIWEGTENILSLDVLRALEAEAAHEPLTEAIQERLDAVTHPALEESAAIVDAEFTDLATALAALAGEDDDYVQLSAKRLAHYIFEVFTAALLLEQAQAKLEEGDGRLALVATRFVTTELENREARGITSGDRLPLEAFDAIVRYAPVEPGAIETPLEADD from the coding sequence ATGACCGACGGGATCGATTACGACGACTTCGAGGCGGGACGGCACGTCAACTACTGGGAACTCGACCGGACGCTCCAGCGTGAACTCCGCCGGGTGTACAAGGCGGACGAGTTCGCGTGGGCCGAACCGCGACTCTCCGAGTTCGGCGACCTCATTGGCCACACCGTCGCTGACAACGCGGATTACGTCGACGACCACGGACCGGAACTCGAGACGTACGACGAGTACGGCGACGTACAGAACCGCGTGCGCTATCCGGCCGAACAGCTCGAAAACGAGCGGGCGGTCTACGAGGCGGGCATCGTCGCCGACTCGTTCGAGACGCCGCCGGGTCGGGACGAGCCGATGGCACTCAGCCACTACCTCGCGCAGTTACACCTGCTGTGTTACGCCGACGGCGGCTTCGGCTGCCCAGTGGCGATGACCGCCGGCGCGGCGCTCGTCTTGGAGAAGTTCGACGACGGCGACCTCGAGGGCTACTACGACGGACTCGTCAGTCGGGAGTACGACGACCTGCTCGAGGGTGCAATGTTCCTCACCGAAGAACAGGGTGGCAGCGACGTCGGCGCGAACGAGACGACCGCCGAGTACGACGAGGCGGCGGGCTGCTGGCGGCTCACCGGCGAGAAGTGGTTCTGTTCCAATATCGACGCTGAGGGGACGCTCGCACTCGCCCGGACGCGGGACGCCCCCGAGGGAACGGACGGCCTCTCGATGTTCCTCGTCCCACACGGCGACCCAGACGCGGGCGTCCTAACGAAAGGCGAGCGCCAGGAACACGCCGGCGCACTGCCGGGGAAGCGGCTCAACGACCAGCGATACCGACGGCTCAAGGACAAGCTCGGCACCATCGCGGTCCCGACGGGCGAAGTCGAGTTCGACGGCACGAAAGCCCTCCTCGTCGGCGAGGAAGAACAGGGGTTCAAGCAGATGGCGGAAATGCTCAACCTCGAGCGACTGTCGAACGCCGCCGCCTCCTGTGGGATCATGGGCCGGGCGCTGCTCGAGAGCAAGGTCCACGCCGCCAACCGCGAGGCGTTCGGGAACACGATCGACCAGTACCCACTCATGCGCGAGGACCTGGTCGACATGGCCGTCGACTACGAGGCGGCGACGGCGTACGTCTTCGAGACGGCGCGGCTGTTCTCGGAGCGCGAGCGAGCCGAACGCGCGGCCCGCGGCGACGAGTCGGTCGACGTCGACGAGGGCGTCGCCGAGGACGCCTATCGGCTGATGCGGCTGTTGATCCCGATCGCCAAACTCCGGACCGGCCGGATGGCCGTCGATACGACCTCCTACGCCATGGAAATCCAGGGTGGCAACGGCTACGTCAACGACTTCGTCACCCACCGACTGCTCCGGGACGCCCAGGTGTTACCCATCTGGGAGGGTACCGAGAACATCCTCTCGCTCGACGTCCTCCGGGCGCTCGAGGCCGAAGCCGCCCACGAGCCCCTGACCGAGGCGATCCAGGAACGGCTCGATGCGGTGACACACCCCGCACTCGAGGAGTCGGCCGCAATCGTCGACGCCGAGTTCACCGACCTCGCGACCGCGCTGGCCGCACTCGCTGGCGAGGACGACGACTACGTCCAGCTCTCGGCGAAACGGCTCGCCCACTATATTTTCGAGGTGTTCACGGCGGCACTGTTGCTCGAGCAGGCCCAGGCGAAACTCGAGGAAGGTGACGGCCGCCTGGCGCTGGTCGCAACGCGGTTCGTCACGACCGAACTCGAGAACCGCGAGGCCCGCGGGATCACGAGCGGCGACCGCCTCCCGCTCGAGGCGTTCGACGCGATCGTCCGGTACGCGCCGGTCGAACCCGGTGCCATCGAGACGCCGCTCGAGGCCGACGACTGA